The genomic segment GAACAACACTCGGCACGGAGCCGAACAGGCCGGCGAAATGGGTGCTTACTCGACCGAGTGACCGAGATCGCATCAGCTGGAGAACTCGCATAACCCCGTAAAGTGGACCAAGGTCCACTTCGACGGGGGTGCGCGGTGCCGGGTAAGGGCTGCGGGCGGTTACGCTCGTAGCGTTAACAACGCCGTCACAACGGCTGGACAGAGTCTCGGCGACCGTAGGAATCCCACGGCCGCCCCTTTCGTTACACCAACGAGAGCAGCACCACGAGCGAGGGGAAGCCACCATGGGCGAACGCATGCTGCGCGGCAGCCGTCTTGGCGCAGTCAGCTACGAGTCCGACCGCAACACCGAGCTGGCGCCCCGGCAGACCCGAGAGTACCTGTGCGTGAAGGGTCACCAGTTCGAGGTGCCGTTCGCCGTCGACGCCGAGGTGCCCACCACCTGGGAGTGCAAGTTCGACGGCAGCGTCGCCCGACTGGTCGACGGCAGCGAGCCGGA from the Paractinoplanes abujensis genome contains:
- a CDS encoding RNA polymerase-binding protein RbpA translates to MGERMLRGSRLGAVSYESDRNTELAPRQTREYLCVKGHQFEVPFAVDAEVPTTWECKFDGSVARLVDGSEPEQKKAKPPRTHWDMLLERRSISELEDILNERLQEVRTRRGR